One bacterium DNA segment encodes these proteins:
- a CDS encoding cation-efflux pump, protein MVRTRMASLSPAAEWDKRSVAGTSVLAAALLTALKATVAILTGSLGLLAESAHSGLDLLAALVTYVSVRAAARPADPSHPFGHGKIENLSAFVQTALLLATSGWITWEAIRRLVVGGVHVDPSVWAFAVLFVSMTIDFARSRALFRAARRYDSQALEADALHFSTDVYSSGVVILGLVLIYVSRDTHVPWLRDADSVAALVVAAVSLYIGFKLGNRTVGALLDAAPPGVAEQIAAAVSRVPGVLGRERIRVRRSGGTLFVDLRLRLPSNIPLEHAKVLERNVESEVRRLYPTADLVVDAAPQEPAAADVIERVRAVAHTDNFEIHDVTAYRIGRRINVELDLELDPALPLEAAHDRATRLERAIRQALPEVRDVNIHMEPLRRAVPAGAAARGLRADMEAKLREIVRGTPEILECHALDVHRVEDRVAVTVHCVVPAGRSVTEVHDITERLEMNLRQAFPDITNVNIHAEPAPGARSRRDA, encoded by the coding sequence ATGGTGCGGACACGCATGGCATCCTTGTCGCCGGCTGCGGAATGGGACAAACGGTCCGTCGCGGGAACCTCCGTGCTGGCCGCGGCCCTGCTCACTGCGCTCAAAGCGACGGTGGCGATTCTGACCGGCAGCCTCGGCCTGCTGGCGGAGTCCGCGCACTCCGGGCTCGATCTGCTGGCGGCCCTCGTCACGTACGTCTCCGTGCGGGCGGCCGCCCGCCCGGCCGATCCCTCCCATCCGTTCGGGCACGGGAAAATCGAGAACCTGTCGGCGTTTGTCCAGACCGCGCTGCTGCTCGCCACCAGCGGCTGGATCACCTGGGAGGCAATCCGCCGGCTCGTGGTCGGCGGCGTCCACGTGGATCCCTCCGTCTGGGCGTTCGCGGTCCTGTTCGTGTCGATGACGATCGACTTTGCGCGGTCCCGCGCGCTCTTCCGCGCCGCGCGCCGGTACGACAGCCAGGCCCTCGAGGCCGACGCCCTGCACTTTTCCACGGACGTGTACAGCAGCGGCGTCGTCATCCTGGGGCTCGTGCTCATCTATGTCTCCCGCGACACCCACGTCCCGTGGTTGCGCGATGCCGACTCGGTCGCCGCCCTGGTCGTGGCCGCGGTGAGCCTCTACATCGGGTTCAAACTCGGCAACCGGACGGTCGGCGCGCTGCTCGACGCGGCGCCGCCGGGCGTGGCGGAACAGATCGCGGCGGCGGTCTCCCGCGTGCCCGGCGTGCTCGGGCGGGAACGTATTCGGGTGCGCCGGAGCGGCGGGACCCTCTTTGTCGACCTCCGGTTGCGGCTGCCGAGCAACATCCCGCTCGAACACGCCAAGGTGCTCGAGCGCAACGTCGAGTCCGAGGTCCGCCGCCTCTACCCGACCGCCGACCTCGTCGTCGACGCGGCGCCGCAGGAGCCGGCCGCGGCCGACGTCATCGAGCGGGTCCGCGCCGTGGCGCACACCGACAACTTCGAGATTCACGACGTCACGGCCTATCGCATCGGGCGGCGGATCAACGTCGAACTCGATTTGGAACTCGACCCCGCCCTGCCGCTGGAGGCCGCCCACGACCGGGCGACGCGGCTGGAGCGGGCCATCCGCCAGGCACTCCCCGAGGTGCGCGACGTCAACATCCACATGGAACCCCTCCGCCGCGCGGTCCCCGCCGGCGCCGCGGCGCGCGGGCTGCGGGCCGACATGGAGGCGAAGCTCCGCGAGATCGTGCGCGGGACCCCGGAGATCCTGGAATGTCACGCGCTGGACGTGCACCGCGTGGAGGACCGGGTGGCCGTCACGGTCCATTGCGTCGTGCCCGCCGGCCGGTCGGTCACGGAAGTCCACGACATCACCGAGCGGCTGGAGA
- the fabF gene encoding beta-ketoacyl-ACP synthase II has product MNDGKRRVVVTGIGAVTPIGCGVRGLSEGVRRERSAIGRITRFDPSPFGCRVAGEVPEFDPSAYVEPRRLRRLDRYSQFAVACARMAIDDAGLRLEDEDRDAIGCFVGSALGGAAFAEEQHAVFLAQGARRIRPTLALSVFCGAASCNIAIEHDLRGPSSGNSDSCSSGAIAIGQAFRTVRDGYADVMLAGGVEVPLTPLIFGAFDIIRAMTTYNEEPERACRPFDRTRDGFVMAEGGAVLVLEDFEHARRRGAAIYGTVLGFGASNDAHHMTAPLPSGAQAARAMRLALAEARVAAEEVDHVNAHGSGTPLNDSAETLAIKQVLGTHAYRIPVSGTKAMHGHALGATGAIEAAICLLSLRDRYVPATLNLETPDEACDLDYVRDGGREMPLRYVLSNSFGFGGINASLVFGAA; this is encoded by the coding sequence ATGAATGACGGGAAGCGCCGGGTGGTCGTGACCGGCATCGGAGCCGTCACGCCGATCGGCTGCGGCGTCCGGGGGCTCTCGGAGGGGGTGCGACGCGAACGCTCCGCGATCGGCCGGATCACGCGATTTGACCCGTCGCCGTTTGGCTGCCGCGTGGCCGGCGAGGTGCCGGAGTTCGATCCGTCGGCGTACGTGGAACCGCGCCGGCTCCGCCGTCTCGACCGCTACTCGCAGTTCGCCGTGGCGTGCGCCCGCATGGCGATCGATGACGCGGGACTGCGGCTCGAAGACGAGGACCGCGACGCGATCGGCTGCTTCGTCGGCTCGGCGCTCGGCGGCGCGGCGTTCGCGGAGGAGCAGCACGCGGTGTTCCTGGCCCAAGGCGCCCGGCGGATCCGGCCGACGCTCGCCCTCTCGGTCTTCTGCGGCGCGGCGTCCTGCAACATCGCGATCGAACACGATCTCCGCGGCCCCAGCAGCGGCAACTCCGACAGCTGCTCGAGCGGCGCGATCGCGATCGGCCAGGCGTTCCGCACGGTCCGGGACGGGTACGCGGACGTGATGCTCGCGGGCGGCGTCGAGGTGCCGCTCACCCCCCTCATCTTCGGCGCGTTCGACATCATCCGGGCGATGACGACGTACAACGAGGAGCCCGAACGCGCGTGCCGGCCGTTCGACCGGACGCGCGACGGCTTCGTGATGGCCGAGGGCGGCGCGGTGCTGGTGCTCGAGGACTTCGAGCACGCCCGCCGCCGGGGGGCGGCGATCTACGGCACGGTGCTCGGCTTCGGCGCCTCCAACGACGCGCACCACATGACGGCCCCCCTGCCCTCCGGGGCGCAGGCGGCCCGGGCGATGCGGCTGGCCCTCGCCGAGGCCCGCGTCGCCGCGGAAGAGGTCGACCACGTCAACGCCCACGGCAGCGGCACCCCGCTCAACGACTCGGCGGAGACACTGGCGATCAAGCAAGTGCTGGGGACGCACGCGTACCGGATTCCGGTGAGCGGCACCAAGGCCATGCACGGCCACGCCCTCGGCGCGACGGGCGCCATCGAGGCGGCCATCTGCCTGCTCAGCCTGCGGGACCGCTACGTCCCGGCGACGCTCAATCTGGAAACGCCGGACGAGGCCTGTGACCTCGACTACGTGCGCGACGGCGGCCGCGAGATGCCGCTGCGGTACGTGCTCAGCAATTCGTTCGGGTTCGGCGGCATCAATGCGTCGCTGGTCTTCGGCGCGGCGTAG
- a CDS encoding phenylacetate--CoA ligase translates to MIWNPAAETMPRAELAALQRARLADLVARVYARVPFYREAFDRAAVRPGQVRSLDDLRRLPFTRKSDLRDHYPFGLFAVPLDQTVRLHASSGTTGKPTVVGYTRADLALWAEVCARCLAASGARPGDVFHNAYGYGLFTGGLGMHYGAELMGLVVVPVSGGNTERQLLLIQDFRPRVIACTPSYLLTLAEAAAARGVDTSRLALRCAVLGAEPWTEAMRRQIERMVPVRAVNIYGLSEVIGPGVSNECVEAQRGSHVFEDQFLVETVDPRTGEPVPPGEVGELVFTTLTKEALPVVRYRTGDLASLDPSPCVCGRTHVRMSLVVGRTDDMLIIRGINVFPSQIEAVVVEFSELSPHYQVVVAREHTLDSLEVRVEAAPGAAALLGTLDGDGPAVTDLRRRILERLRGVIGIQARLTLVAPGGLPRSEGGKLRRVVDERPRG, encoded by the coding sequence ATGATCTGGAATCCCGCCGCGGAGACGATGCCACGCGCCGAACTGGCGGCGCTGCAGCGCGCCCGCCTCGCGGACCTCGTCGCACGGGTGTACGCGCGGGTGCCGTTCTACCGCGAGGCCTTCGATCGCGCAGCGGTCCGACCCGGGCAGGTGCGGTCGCTCGACGACCTCCGCCGGCTCCCATTTACGCGCAAAAGCGACCTCCGCGATCACTATCCCTTCGGGCTGTTCGCCGTGCCGCTCGACCAGACGGTGCGTCTCCACGCGTCCTCGGGCACGACCGGAAAGCCGACCGTCGTCGGGTATACTCGGGCCGACCTCGCGCTGTGGGCGGAGGTGTGCGCCCGCTGTCTGGCCGCGAGCGGCGCCCGCCCCGGCGATGTCTTTCACAACGCCTACGGGTACGGGTTGTTTACGGGCGGGCTCGGCATGCATTACGGCGCCGAGCTGATGGGGCTCGTCGTCGTGCCGGTCTCAGGCGGCAACACCGAGCGGCAGCTGCTGCTGATCCAGGACTTCCGGCCGCGCGTGATCGCCTGCACGCCCTCGTACCTGCTGACGCTTGCCGAGGCGGCCGCGGCGCGCGGCGTCGACACGTCGCGGCTCGCGCTGCGGTGCGCCGTTCTCGGCGCGGAGCCGTGGACCGAAGCGATGCGGCGTCAGATCGAGCGCATGGTGCCGGTCCGGGCCGTGAACATCTACGGGCTGAGCGAGGTCATCGGGCCGGGCGTCAGCAACGAGTGCGTCGAGGCGCAGCGCGGGTCCCACGTCTTCGAAGACCAGTTCCTCGTCGAGACCGTCGATCCGCGCACCGGCGAGCCCGTGCCGCCGGGGGAGGTTGGCGAGTTGGTGTTCACGACGCTGACCAAAGAGGCCCTGCCGGTCGTGCGCTACCGCACCGGCGACCTGGCCTCGCTCGACCCGTCGCCCTGCGTCTGCGGGCGCACGCACGTCCGGATGTCGCTCGTCGTCGGCCGCACCGACGACATGTTGATCATCCGCGGCATCAACGTCTTCCCGTCGCAGATCGAGGCGGTGGTCGTGGAATTTTCCGAGCTGTCCCCCCACTATCAGGTCGTCGTCGCGCGCGAACATACGCTGGATTCTCTCGAGGTGCGGGTGGAAGCCGCGCCGGGCGCGGCCGCACTCCTCGGAACGCTCGACGGCGACGGACCGGCGGTCACAGACCTCCGGCGGCGGATCCTCGAACGGCTGCGGGGCGTGATCGGGATTCAGGCCCGGCTGACGCTCGTGGCGCCGGGCGGCCTGCCGCGGAGCGAGGGCGGCAAGCTCCGCCGGGTCGTCGACGAGCGGCCGCGGGGGTAA